One genomic window of Geodermatophilus sp. DSM 44513 includes the following:
- a CDS encoding glycosyltransferase family 39 protein translates to MTAGTEGAQATRVRPAPARPDRRPGLWTRLGERSGQPWPLAVLATVLAGCVAVGVLARFVAPPELWLDEAQSVAIARLPLPELVTALEQDGSPPLYYLLLHGWTSLFGTSATAVRALSAVIGVLTLPLAWYVARRLAGRRTAVALVVLLATSPFLIRYSSETRMYALLVLLTVLGAAAGAAVLRRPGPGPVLGLGVVTGALLLTHVWAFHVVAVTGLLALAALRSRRAVALRVLAALAVGGLLFSPWLLSLFVQLAHTGTPWAAPPAFAVLPMALEAWRGGSQVRDHVLGTALLLLATVGLLAAPTTRRPGARTVLLALPPRPSRAVLLALSLGTLLVAGAVSALTGTAVADRYTSVAVLAFLTLVALGVAALPGVALRATGLLLVAGLGLASALPGLTDARTQAGEVAQALEDAAPGDVVVFCPDQLGPGVTRLVPPEQRLDLVVYPDLRPADRVDWTDYAERVTSMSSAAVAADVLQRAGDSSGVWVVTGPGYRVPSGQRCDGLVDALERARGEAEPVVTPDPRPEENHRLEYLAPVAD, encoded by the coding sequence GTGACCGCTGGCACCGAGGGCGCGCAGGCCACCCGGGTCCGCCCGGCCCCCGCCCGACCCGACCGCCGCCCCGGCCTGTGGACCCGGCTGGGCGAACGCTCCGGGCAGCCCTGGCCGCTGGCCGTGCTGGCCACCGTCCTCGCCGGGTGCGTCGCCGTCGGCGTGCTCGCCCGCTTCGTGGCGCCCCCCGAGCTGTGGCTGGACGAGGCGCAGAGCGTCGCCATCGCCCGGCTGCCGCTGCCCGAACTGGTCACCGCCCTGGAGCAGGACGGCTCACCCCCGCTGTACTACCTGCTGCTGCACGGCTGGACGTCGCTGTTCGGCACCAGTGCCACCGCGGTGCGCGCCCTGTCGGCCGTCATCGGCGTGCTCACCCTGCCGCTGGCCTGGTACGTGGCCCGCCGGCTGGCCGGCCGCCGCACCGCCGTCGCGCTCGTCGTGCTGCTGGCCACCTCGCCGTTCCTGATCCGCTACTCCAGCGAGACGCGCATGTACGCGCTGCTGGTGCTGCTCACCGTCCTCGGCGCCGCGGCCGGCGCGGCGGTGCTGCGCCGGCCCGGCCCCGGGCCGGTGCTCGGCCTCGGCGTGGTCACCGGCGCGCTGCTGCTCACCCACGTGTGGGCCTTCCACGTCGTCGCGGTCACCGGCCTGCTCGCGCTGGCGGCGCTGCGCTCCCGCCGCGCGGTCGCGCTGCGCGTCCTCGCCGCGCTCGCGGTCGGCGGGCTGCTGTTCAGCCCCTGGCTGCTGTCGCTGTTCGTGCAGCTGGCGCACACCGGGACGCCGTGGGCCGCGCCGCCGGCGTTCGCCGTGCTGCCGATGGCGCTGGAGGCCTGGCGCGGCGGGTCGCAGGTCCGCGACCACGTGCTCGGGACGGCGCTGCTGCTGCTGGCGACCGTCGGCCTGCTCGCCGCCCCCACCACTCGCCGTCCCGGCGCCCGCACGGTGCTCCTGGCGCTGCCCCCCCGCCCCTCCCGCGCGGTGCTCCTCGCGCTGTCGCTGGGCACCCTCCTGGTGGCCGGCGCGGTGAGCGCGCTGACCGGCACCGCCGTCGCCGACCGCTACACCAGCGTCGCCGTGCTGGCCTTCCTGACCCTGGTCGCCCTGGGCGTGGCCGCGCTGCCGGGCGTCGCGCTGCGCGCCACCGGGCTCCTCCTGGTCGCCGGCCTCGGGCTGGCCAGCGCGCTGCCCGGGCTGACCGACGCGCGCACCCAGGCCGGCGAGGTGGCCCAGGCCCTCGAGGACGCCGCCCCCGGGGACGTCGTCGTCTTCTGCCCCGACCAGCTCGGGCCCGGGGTGACCCGGCTGGTGCCGCCGGAGCAGCGGCTGGACCTGGTCGTCTACCCCGACCTGCGCCCGGCCGACCGGGTCGACTGGACCGACTACGCGGAGCGGGTGACCAGCATGTCGTCGGCGGCCGTCGCGGCCGACGTGCTGCAGCGGGCCGGGGACTCCTCGGGTGTCTGGGTGGTCACCGGGCCGGGCTACCGGGTGCCGTCCGGCCAGCGCTGCGACGGCCTGGTCGACGCGCTGGAGCGCGCCCGTGGCGAGGCCGAACCGGTCGTGACCCCCGATCCGCGCCCGGAGGAGAACCACCGGCTGGAGTACCTGGCGCCGGTCGCTGACTAG
- a CDS encoding ABC transporter ATP-binding protein gives MSSQPVVEVHGVDVVRGQSHLLRGVDWTVRADERWVVLGPNGAGKTTLLQLAAAHLHPTRGQVTLLGETLGAVDVFELRPRIGLTSAALAARLQGGERAGDVVLSAGYAVVGRGRERYDVDDLTRAASLMHQWGVTPMAHRPFGTLSEGERKRVQIARALMPDPELLLLDEPGAGLDLGGREDLVSRLTDLATSPSAPAQVLVTHHVEEIPPGYTHALLLRGGGVVAAGPLEQVVGQEALSETFGLALSVQRSEGRWTARRAA, from the coding sequence GTGTCGAGCCAGCCGGTCGTCGAGGTGCACGGGGTGGACGTCGTCCGGGGGCAGTCGCACCTGCTGCGCGGCGTCGACTGGACGGTGCGGGCGGACGAGCGCTGGGTGGTGCTCGGGCCCAACGGCGCGGGCAAGACGACGCTGCTCCAGCTCGCCGCGGCCCACCTGCACCCCACCCGCGGTCAGGTCACGCTGCTGGGGGAGACCCTCGGCGCGGTCGACGTGTTCGAGCTGCGCCCGCGGATCGGGCTGACCAGCGCGGCGCTGGCCGCGCGGCTGCAGGGCGGCGAGCGGGCCGGCGACGTCGTGCTGTCCGCGGGCTACGCGGTGGTCGGCCGCGGGCGGGAGCGCTACGACGTCGACGACCTCACCCGCGCCGCGTCGCTCATGCACCAGTGGGGCGTCACCCCGATGGCGCACCGCCCGTTCGGCACGCTGAGCGAGGGTGAGCGCAAGCGGGTGCAGATCGCCCGCGCGCTCATGCCCGACCCCGAGCTGCTGCTGCTCGACGAGCCCGGCGCCGGCCTGGACCTCGGCGGCCGGGAGGACCTGGTCAGCCGGCTGACCGACCTCGCCACCTCCCCGTCGGCGCCGGCGCAGGTGCTGGTCACCCACCACGTCGAGGAGATCCCGCCCGGGTACACCCACGCGCTGCTGCTGCGCGGCGGCGGGGTGGTCGCCGCCGGGCCGCTGGAGCAGGTGGTCGGCCAGGAGGCCCTGTCGGAGACCTTCGGGCTGGCCCTGTCGGTGCAGCGCTCCGAGGGGCGCTGGACCGCCCGCCGGGCCGCCTGA
- the glgX gene encoding glycogen debranching protein GlgX, translating to MRTDPDDHDVWPGSPAPLGAHWDGTGTNFALWSAGAHAVDLCLFDPDGTEHRHRLRENTHQVWHGRLPGVGPGQRYGYRVHGGWDPGSGLRHNPAKLLVDPYARALDGEQALHPALFGFRFEGGDGADPRDSAPYVPRGVVVHDPFPWDGDRRPATPWSDTVIYEVHVKGATRCHPEVPPALRGTYAGLAHPAFVEHLQALGVTAVELLPVHHFVSEPHLLRRGLTNYWGYNTLGFFAPHAAYSSSGGGGQQVTEFKAMVKTLHAAGIEVVLDVVYNHTAEGDHTGPTLSFKGIDNGGYYRLREGDPSRYQDYTGCGNTLDVRRPQVLALLMDSLRYWVTEMHVDGFRFDLAAALARSLHDVDRLSAFFDVVHQDPVVSRVKLIAEPWDVGPGGYQVGNFPPLWTEWNARYRDTVRDVWSGSHVGVRDLAYRLTGSSDLYRSDGRRPLASVNFVTAHDGFTLADLVTYQRKRNDANGEDGRDGESHNRNWNCGVEGPTDDPAVTALRARQVRNHLATLLLSTGVPMLTAGDELGRTQRGNNNAYCQDNEVSWLDWADVDEDLRAFVARLVRLRRESPVLRQEAFFEGHEVAGSGGTRDVAWFAPGGAQLTTGDWFDNDLQTVGMYLDGRGIRHRDQRGRPVQDHSYLVQLHAGAEPVTVHLPGPPWADAYEFVVSTEWPTGAPPRPAVVAPGPIELPARCVWLLRVLRRP from the coding sequence GTGCGCACCGACCCCGACGACCACGACGTGTGGCCCGGGTCCCCCGCGCCCCTGGGCGCGCACTGGGACGGCACCGGGACGAACTTCGCGCTGTGGTCGGCCGGGGCGCACGCGGTGGACCTGTGCCTGTTCGACCCCGACGGCACCGAGCACCGCCACCGGCTGCGGGAGAACACCCACCAGGTCTGGCACGGCCGGCTGCCCGGCGTGGGCCCCGGCCAGCGCTACGGCTACCGGGTGCACGGCGGCTGGGACCCGGGCTCGGGGCTGCGGCACAACCCCGCCAAGCTCCTGGTGGACCCCTACGCCCGGGCGCTGGACGGCGAGCAGGCCCTGCACCCGGCGCTGTTCGGCTTCCGCTTCGAGGGCGGTGACGGGGCCGACCCGCGGGACTCCGCGCCGTACGTCCCGCGCGGCGTCGTCGTCCACGACCCCTTCCCGTGGGACGGCGACCGCCGCCCGGCCACCCCGTGGTCGGACACGGTCATCTACGAGGTGCACGTCAAGGGCGCCACCAGGTGCCACCCCGAGGTCCCGCCGGCGCTGCGCGGCACCTACGCGGGGCTGGCCCACCCGGCGTTCGTGGAGCACCTGCAGGCCCTGGGGGTGACCGCGGTCGAGCTGCTGCCGGTGCACCACTTCGTCAGCGAGCCGCACCTGTTGCGCCGCGGGCTGACCAACTACTGGGGCTACAACACGCTGGGCTTCTTCGCCCCGCACGCCGCCTACAGCTCCTCCGGCGGCGGCGGCCAGCAGGTCACCGAGTTCAAGGCGATGGTCAAGACGCTGCACGCCGCCGGCATCGAGGTCGTGCTGGACGTGGTCTACAACCACACCGCCGAGGGCGACCACACCGGCCCGACGCTGTCGTTCAAGGGCATCGACAACGGCGGCTACTACCGGCTGCGCGAGGGCGACCCCTCCCGCTACCAGGACTACACCGGCTGCGGGAACACCCTCGACGTGCGCCGTCCGCAGGTGCTGGCGCTGCTCATGGACTCGCTGCGGTACTGGGTGACCGAGATGCACGTCGACGGCTTCCGCTTCGACCTGGCCGCGGCGCTGGCCCGCTCGCTGCACGACGTCGACCGGCTGTCGGCGTTCTTCGACGTCGTCCACCAGGACCCGGTGGTCAGCCGGGTCAAGCTGATCGCCGAGCCGTGGGACGTCGGGCCCGGCGGGTACCAGGTGGGCAACTTCCCGCCGCTGTGGACGGAGTGGAACGCCAGGTACCGCGACACCGTCCGCGACGTGTGGTCCGGCTCGCACGTCGGGGTGCGCGACCTGGCCTACCGGCTCACCGGCTCCTCGGACCTCTACCGCTCCGACGGCCGCCGCCCCCTCGCCAGCGTCAACTTCGTCACCGCGCACGACGGCTTCACCCTCGCCGACCTGGTCACCTACCAGCGCAAGCGCAACGACGCCAACGGCGAGGACGGCCGGGACGGCGAGAGCCACAACCGGAACTGGAACTGCGGCGTCGAGGGCCCCACCGACGACCCGGCGGTCACCGCGCTGCGGGCCCGGCAGGTGCGCAACCACCTGGCCACGCTGCTGCTGTCCACCGGCGTGCCCATGCTCACCGCCGGCGACGAGCTCGGCCGCACCCAGCGGGGCAACAACAACGCCTACTGCCAGGACAACGAGGTCTCCTGGCTGGACTGGGCCGACGTCGACGAGGACCTGCGCGCCTTCGTCGCCCGCCTGGTGCGGTTGCGCCGGGAGTCCCCCGTGCTGCGCCAGGAGGCGTTCTTCGAGGGGCACGAGGTGGCCGGCAGCGGCGGCACCCGCGACGTGGCCTGGTTCGCCCCGGGCGGCGCGCAGCTGACCACCGGCGACTGGTTCGACAACGACCTGCAGACGGTCGGCATGTACCTCGACGGCCGCGGCATCCGGCACCGCGACCAGCGCGGGCGCCCGGTGCAGGACCACTCCTACCTCGTCCAGCTGCACGCGGGGGCCGAGCCGGTGACGGTGCACCTGCCCGGGCCGCCGTGGGCAGACGCCTACGAGTTCGTCGTGTCGACGGAGTGGCCGACCGGCGCACCCCCGCGCCCGGCCGTGGTCGCGCCCGGCCCGATCGAGCTCCCGGCCCGCTGCGTCTGGCTGCTCCGCGTCCTGCGCCGGCCATGA
- a CDS encoding electron transfer flavoprotein subunit alpha/FixB family protein, whose product MAEVLVLVELNPTGEGVRKTTLEALTAARVLGEPSAVVIGAPGTAAAVRPQLAEYGAARVYVAESEEVEQFLVVPKAEVLAQLVADKQPAAVVMPSSPEGKEIAGRLAIKTGSGFLTDVTEIAPDGTATQVAFAGATIVHSKVTTGTPIYTVRGNSVTPEPAPGAAEEEQVTVQLSDAARATRVLDRVVEQKSSRPELTEASIVVSGGRGVASAENFSLIEGLADSLGAAVGASRAAVDSGFYPHTFQVGQTGKTVSPQLYIAVGISGAIQHRAGMQTSKTIVAVNKDAEAPIFELADFGVVGDLNTVVPQATEAIAARK is encoded by the coding sequence ATGGCAGAGGTGCTGGTCCTCGTCGAGCTCAACCCGACCGGTGAGGGCGTCCGCAAGACCACGCTGGAGGCGCTGACCGCCGCCCGCGTGCTCGGCGAGCCGTCCGCGGTCGTCATCGGTGCCCCGGGCACCGCGGCCGCCGTCCGGCCGCAACTGGCCGAGTACGGCGCAGCGCGGGTCTACGTCGCGGAGTCCGAGGAGGTCGAGCAGTTCCTCGTCGTCCCCAAGGCCGAGGTGCTCGCACAGCTCGTGGCCGACAAGCAGCCCGCCGCGGTGGTCATGCCCTCTTCACCGGAGGGCAAGGAGATCGCCGGCCGGCTGGCCATCAAGACCGGCAGCGGCTTCCTGACCGACGTCACCGAGATCGCCCCCGACGGCACCGCGACCCAGGTCGCCTTCGCCGGGGCGACCATCGTGCACTCCAAGGTCACCACCGGCACCCCGATCTACACGGTGCGCGGCAACTCGGTGACCCCGGAGCCCGCCCCCGGCGCGGCCGAGGAGGAGCAGGTGACGGTGCAGCTGTCCGACGCCGCTCGCGCCACCCGCGTGCTCGACCGGGTCGTGGAGCAGAAGTCCTCCCGGCCGGAGCTGACGGAGGCCTCGATCGTCGTCTCCGGCGGTCGCGGCGTGGCCTCGGCGGAGAACTTCTCCCTCATCGAGGGTCTCGCCGACAGCCTCGGCGCGGCGGTCGGTGCCTCGCGCGCCGCGGTGGACTCCGGCTTCTACCCGCACACCTTCCAGGTGGGGCAGACCGGCAAGACCGTCAGCCCGCAGCTCTACATCGCCGTGGGCATCTCCGGGGCCATCCAGCACCGGGCCGGCATGCAGACGTCGAAGACCATCGTCGCGGTCAACAAGGACGCCGAGGCGCCGATCTTCGAGCTCGCCGACTTCGGCGTCGTGGGCGACCTGAACACCGTCGTCCCGCAGGCCACCGAGGCGATCGCCGCCCGCAAGTGA
- a CDS encoding FHA domain-containing protein translates to MPDRCEVLPGDSVVARRGSGLLWVDAPGSPALVAALHACLGVSGPGAERVLAAVAGQVSALGGGAASFALVLVDTAEGTGTGVALWSGKGQPAVDGVPVPGSSVDGCTLASGFQLGQTLYVGPGQPVPSMPPGVAYDLVAGTVPGSGAMLQLAAVAHASSAAVPQSSSPFSAGSDPGFGGAGSSRYGAPAAAPHQQEDEGEATAFWQPRAQATPVLRFDDGLVVTVDEDLVLGRRPDNHEMVTAGSARPVPIADTQNVLSSAHAAIQRNGHEVSLVDLGSLNGTHVAGPEATEWTQLEPGVAHPLSDGDRLLLGWTVITFEQPQD, encoded by the coding sequence ATGCCCGACCGCTGTGAAGTCCTGCCTGGAGACTCCGTCGTCGCCCGACGGGGGAGCGGTCTGCTGTGGGTGGACGCCCCCGGCTCACCGGCCCTGGTCGCCGCCCTGCACGCCTGCCTGGGGGTGTCCGGCCCGGGCGCCGAGCGGGTGCTCGCCGCGGTCGCCGGTCAGGTCTCGGCCCTCGGTGGCGGCGCGGCGTCCTTCGCGCTGGTCCTGGTCGACACCGCCGAGGGCACCGGCACCGGTGTCGCGCTGTGGTCGGGCAAGGGCCAGCCGGCGGTGGACGGCGTCCCGGTGCCCGGCTCGTCGGTCGACGGCTGCACCCTCGCCAGCGGGTTCCAGCTCGGGCAGACGCTCTACGTCGGGCCCGGCCAGCCGGTGCCCTCGATGCCGCCGGGCGTGGCCTACGACCTGGTCGCCGGCACCGTGCCCGGCTCGGGGGCGATGCTGCAGCTGGCCGCGGTCGCGCACGCGTCGTCCGCCGCCGTCCCGCAGTCCTCCTCGCCGTTCTCCGCGGGCTCCGACCCCGGCTTCGGCGGCGCCGGCTCCTCCCGGTACGGCGCTCCGGCCGCGGCTCCGCACCAGCAGGAGGACGAGGGCGAGGCGACGGCCTTCTGGCAGCCCCGGGCGCAGGCGACGCCGGTGCTGCGCTTCGACGACGGCCTGGTCGTGACCGTCGACGAGGACCTCGTGCTCGGCCGCCGTCCCGACAACCACGAGATGGTCACCGCCGGCTCGGCGCGGCCGGTGCCGATCGCGGACACCCAGAACGTGCTGTCCTCGGCGCACGCCGCCATCCAGCGCAACGGCCACGAGGTCTCCCTGGTCGACCTCGGCTCGCTCAACGGCACCCACGTGGCCGGCCCCGAGGCCACCGAGTGGACCCAACTGGAGCCCGGCGTGGCCCACCCGCTCTCCGACGGCGACCGGCTGCTGCTGGGCTGGACGGTCATCACCTTCGAGCAGCCGCAGGACTAG
- a CDS encoding MFS transporter, whose protein sequence is MAGDAGLWDRSSRRTTAGLLTLVTLIAFEAMAVGTAMPTAVTELDGLAWYAWPFSAFLVTSVVGMVLGGQAGDRRGAWPALPWGVATFALGLLVAGAAQHMAVLVAGRAVQGLGAGVMVTLLYVIAGHAYAPALRPRLFGAISAAWVLPALVGPVVSGLVTAHASWRGVFLGLLPLVVVGLLLVVPVSRLGPPGAGGAAVRRGAVGSALLAGLGIGLLQYAGQRLDGPALLLAVAGAGALAAGLRRLLPAGTVRARRGLPAVVASRGLLAGAFFGVDALLPLTLTAVHGHGPTAAGLPLTAGAIGWAAASQLQGRRPDVPRTRVLRAGFVLLSVGLAGTALAAVSALGGWPAYLTWAVAGLGMGLGMPSVGVLLLDQSPESERGANAAALQIADVTASALCVGLAGILLAAAGAGALSLPAAVLGSVAALTVLAVAGTGVAGRAAAPARRRAAADATTLATS, encoded by the coding sequence GTGGCAGGTGACGCCGGGCTCTGGGACCGGTCCTCCCGCCGGACGACCGCCGGGCTGCTCACCCTCGTCACGCTGATCGCCTTCGAGGCCATGGCGGTCGGGACGGCGATGCCGACGGCGGTGACCGAGCTCGACGGGCTGGCGTGGTACGCGTGGCCGTTCAGCGCCTTCCTCGTCACCTCCGTCGTCGGCATGGTGCTGGGCGGGCAGGCCGGTGACCGCCGGGGCGCCTGGCCGGCGCTGCCGTGGGGGGTCGCCACCTTCGCCCTCGGCCTGCTGGTGGCCGGCGCGGCGCAGCACATGGCCGTCCTGGTCGCCGGCCGGGCGGTGCAGGGCCTGGGCGCCGGGGTCATGGTCACCCTGCTCTACGTCATCGCCGGGCACGCCTACGCGCCCGCCCTGCGGCCCCGGCTGTTCGGGGCCATCTCCGCCGCGTGGGTGCTGCCGGCGCTGGTCGGGCCGGTGGTCTCCGGGCTGGTCACCGCGCACGCCTCCTGGCGGGGGGTGTTCCTCGGCCTGCTGCCGCTGGTCGTCGTCGGTCTGCTGCTGGTGGTGCCGGTCAGCCGCCTGGGCCCGCCCGGCGCCGGAGGAGCCGCGGTGCGGCGGGGTGCCGTCGGCTCCGCGCTGCTCGCCGGCCTGGGCATCGGGCTGCTGCAGTACGCCGGGCAGCGGCTGGACGGCCCCGCTCTGCTGCTCGCCGTCGCCGGGGCGGGTGCCCTCGCGGCCGGCCTGCGCCGGCTGCTGCCGGCCGGCACCGTCCGGGCCCGCCGCGGTCTGCCCGCCGTCGTCGCCTCCCGCGGGCTGCTGGCCGGTGCCTTCTTCGGGGTGGACGCCCTGCTGCCGCTGACCCTGACCGCGGTGCACGGTCACGGTCCGACCGCCGCCGGGCTGCCCCTGACCGCCGGGGCCATCGGCTGGGCGGCCGCCTCCCAGCTGCAGGGCCGGCGCCCCGACGTCCCGCGGACGAGGGTCCTGCGGGCCGGGTTCGTGCTGCTGTCCGTGGGGCTGGCCGGCACCGCGCTGGCCGCCGTCTCGGCGCTGGGTGGCTGGCCGGCGTACCTCACCTGGGCGGTCGCCGGGCTCGGGATGGGCCTGGGCATGCCCAGCGTGGGGGTGCTGCTGCTCGACCAGTCGCCGGAGTCCGAGCGCGGCGCGAACGCCGCGGCGCTGCAGATCGCCGACGTCACCGCCTCGGCCCTGTGCGTGGGCCTGGCCGGCATCCTGCTGGCCGCCGCCGGCGCCGGGGCGCTGTCCCTGCCGGCCGCGGTGCTCGGCTCGGTCGCCGCGCTGACCGTGCTCGCCGTGGCCGGCACCGGCGTCGCCGGGCGGGCGGCCGCCCCGGCGCGGCGGAGGGCTGCGGCGGACGCGACTACATTGGCCACGTCATGA
- a CDS encoding enoyl-CoA hydratase/isomerase family protein: MAEPEFVTLQVEDGVGTIRLDRPKMNAIDEQLHLEVRAAALQAGERADVRAVVLYGGERVFAAGADIKAMSQLDGRSMVAWGRELTNSFTAVQEIPKPVIAAITGYALGGGYELALCADFRVMGAGAKVGQPEILLGVIPGAGGTQRLARLVGPARAKDLVFTGRHVGAEEALEIGLADAVVPDAEVYETAVAMARKFAAGPPLALAAAKKAIDEGLDRPLREGLVLESRLFAELFDTEDQATGMRSFLQDGPGKATFAGR; encoded by the coding sequence GTGGCAGAGCCGGAGTTCGTGACGCTGCAGGTCGAGGACGGGGTGGGGACCATCCGCCTCGACCGGCCGAAGATGAACGCCATCGACGAGCAGCTGCACCTGGAGGTGCGGGCCGCGGCGCTGCAGGCCGGTGAGCGGGCCGACGTCCGGGCCGTCGTCCTCTACGGCGGGGAGCGGGTGTTCGCCGCCGGCGCCGACATCAAGGCGATGTCGCAGCTCGACGGCCGCAGCATGGTGGCCTGGGGGCGGGAGCTGACCAACTCCTTCACCGCGGTGCAGGAGATCCCCAAGCCGGTCATCGCCGCGATCACCGGCTACGCCCTCGGCGGGGGCTACGAGCTGGCGCTGTGCGCCGACTTCCGGGTCATGGGGGCCGGCGCCAAGGTGGGCCAGCCGGAGATCCTGCTCGGCGTCATCCCCGGCGCCGGCGGCACCCAGCGGCTGGCCCGGCTGGTCGGCCCGGCCCGGGCCAAGGACCTGGTGTTCACCGGGCGGCACGTCGGGGCCGAGGAGGCCCTGGAGATCGGCCTGGCCGACGCCGTCGTCCCCGACGCCGAGGTGTACGAGACGGCGGTCGCCATGGCGCGCAAGTTCGCCGCCGGCCCGCCGCTGGCGCTGGCCGCGGCCAAGAAGGCGATCGACGAGGGCCTGGACCGGCCGCTGCGCGAGGGCCTGGTCCTGGAGAGCCGGCTGTTCGCCGAGCTGTTCGACACGGAGGACCAGGCCACGGGCATGCGCTCGTTCCTGCAGGACGGGCCGGGGAAGGCCACCTTCGCCGGGCGCTGA
- a CDS encoding electron transfer flavoprotein subunit beta/FixA family protein — translation MEIVVLVKQVPDSGSERTLDPADNTVARGSADNVVNEIDEYAIEEALVLKEAHGGEVTVLTVGPESASDAIRKALSMGADKAVHVVDDAMHGSCAPQTSAVLAAALQQLSFDIVLCGAESTDGQLSVMPALLSERLGIPQLSGARKLTIEDGVAKVERQTDGGYWALEAPLPAIVSTWDTINEPRYPSFKGIMAAKKKPVTKLSLADIGIDPSTVGLATATSQVLDFAGRPPKGAGVKVTDEGDGATKLVDYLAGQKIV, via the coding sequence ATGGAGATCGTCGTTCTGGTCAAGCAGGTCCCCGATTCCGGGAGCGAGCGCACCCTGGACCCGGCGGACAACACCGTCGCCCGCGGCAGCGCGGACAACGTGGTCAACGAGATCGACGAGTACGCCATCGAGGAGGCCCTCGTCCTCAAGGAGGCGCACGGCGGCGAGGTCACCGTGCTGACCGTGGGTCCGGAGTCCGCGTCCGACGCCATCCGCAAGGCGCTGTCCATGGGCGCGGACAAGGCCGTGCACGTCGTCGACGACGCCATGCACGGTTCCTGCGCCCCGCAGACCTCCGCGGTCCTGGCCGCGGCGCTGCAGCAGCTGTCCTTCGACATCGTGCTGTGCGGCGCGGAGTCCACCGACGGCCAGCTGTCGGTGATGCCGGCGCTGCTGTCCGAGCGGCTGGGCATCCCGCAGCTGTCCGGCGCCCGCAAGCTGACCATCGAGGACGGCGTCGCCAAGGTCGAGCGGCAGACCGACGGCGGCTACTGGGCGCTGGAGGCGCCGCTGCCGGCCATCGTGTCCACCTGGGACACCATCAACGAGCCGCGCTACCCCTCCTTCAAGGGGATCATGGCCGCCAAGAAGAAGCCGGTGACCAAGCTGTCGCTGGCCGACATCGGCATCGACCCGTCCACCGTGGGCCTGGCGACGGCGACCAGCCAGGTGCTCGACTTCGCCGGCCGCCCGCCGAAGGGTGCCGGTGTCAAGGTCACCGACGAGGGCGACGGCGCCACGAAGCTGGTCGACTACCTCGCCGGCCAGAAGATCGTCTGA